In one window of Methanosarcina vacuolata Z-761 DNA:
- a CDS encoding FeoA family protein, which translates to MVTKNSHFNLKTITLCAMEPRKTGKIDHLETKNPGILQKLIAMGILPGMPITLLRRSPSYLFEVDQTRYAVDKEIANNIYVSY; encoded by the coding sequence ATGGTAACTAAAAACTCACATTTTAATCTGAAAACTATAACTCTCTGCGCAATGGAACCCAGAAAAACCGGAAAAATTGACCACCTTGAAACGAAGAACCCGGGAATTCTACAGAAGTTAATAGCTATGGGTATCCTGCCTGGTATGCCTATTACCCTACTCAGAAGGTCACCTTCGTATCTTTTTGAGGTTGACCAGACCAGGTATGCTGTTGATAAGGAAATTGCGAATAATATTTACGTTAGCTATTGA
- a CDS encoding SWIM zinc finger family protein, with amino-acid sequence MAAYWDGYGYYEPSKPIEVKGGIKAKSKRGSFVQSWWAKRWIKTLESFNLGARLTRGKTYARKGQVTSIKIETGLVRAKVQGSSPKPYSVTIKVRTLNGSEWERLAERLTLKPIFAAKLLAGEMPEDIDSAFQEIGLSLFPEKLEDLETDCSCPDWSNPCKHIAAVYYLLGEEFDRDPFLIFKLRGVDMDDFMSILGKGSGPENQNLVAEARRFLEEPDVEIGTETGAKNKEGISPFSPEPLPLDPETFWGKLPENPEEGKSLSLEVHIPPAAAVLPKRLGKFPFWRGEEDLLEVLEGIYKEVSPSGMMIFLGERK; translated from the coding sequence ATGGCAGCTTACTGGGATGGCTATGGTTATTATGAACCCTCAAAGCCAATTGAGGTCAAAGGTGGAATCAAAGCAAAATCCAAACGTGGGAGCTTTGTCCAGAGCTGGTGGGCAAAACGCTGGATCAAAACCCTTGAAAGCTTTAACCTTGGGGCGAGGTTAACCCGCGGAAAAACTTATGCTCGTAAAGGTCAGGTAACTTCCATAAAAATAGAAACAGGTCTTGTAAGAGCCAAAGTCCAGGGTTCAAGCCCCAAACCCTACTCGGTAACAATCAAAGTCCGTACACTGAACGGTTCCGAATGGGAACGTCTTGCAGAAAGGCTTACCTTAAAGCCTATATTTGCAGCCAAGCTCCTCGCAGGAGAAATGCCGGAAGATATCGACTCTGCATTCCAGGAAATAGGTCTCTCCCTTTTCCCTGAAAAGCTCGAAGACCTTGAAACCGACTGTTCCTGTCCTGACTGGTCAAACCCCTGCAAGCATATTGCAGCCGTCTACTATCTGCTCGGGGAAGAATTTGATAGGGACCCTTTCCTTATCTTTAAGCTAAGGGGAGTAGATATGGACGATTTTATGTCCATTCTCGGAAAGGGTTCGGGCCCGGAAAACCAGAACCTTGTTGCAGAAGCCAGAAGATTCCTGGAAGAGCCGGATGTTGAGATCGGAACCGAAACCGGAGCCAAAAATAAAGAAGGAATATCTCCTTTTTCTCCGGAGCCTCTGCCACTTGATCCTGAAACTTTCTGGGGTAAGCTTCCTGAAAATCCAGAAGAAGGAAAAAGCCTATCCCTCGAGGTTCATATCCCTCCGGCTGCAGCAGTTCTTCCAAAAAGGCTTGGAAAATTCCCCTTCTGGCGGGGCGAAGAGGATTTGCTTGAAGTACTGGAGGGTATTTACAAAGAAGTTTCACCTTCAGGGATGATGATCTTCCTTGGAGAACGTAAATGA
- a CDS encoding toprim domain-containing protein, whose protein sequence is MKCPLCGNEFEKADETKCTGCGKLHRCNKQCCPNCGYELVQEAKIIQSIRKFFKW, encoded by the coding sequence GTGAAATGCCCACTCTGCGGAAACGAATTTGAGAAAGCTGATGAAACGAAATGCACCGGCTGCGGGAAACTTCATAGATGTAACAAACAGTGCTGCCCGAACTGCGGATATGAACTTGTACAGGAAGCAAAGATTATTCAGTCCATAAGGAAGTTTTTCAAATGGTAA
- the feoB gene encoding ferrous iron transport protein B, with protein sequence MKLPVICPERECCCGKTRCTPGKGLPKIILIGNPNVGKSSLFNALSGSYTLVSNYPGTSVEITHGKARIGDREYEIIDTPGMYSLLPVSEEERVSQLLLFEEEASVYLHVIDARNLRRMLSFTLQLLEAEIPLILVLNMMDEAEERGIEIDISELSHYLGIPVVGTVSSEGKGVEELKATISEFTPGNNIQKFRQKLDYGTEIEPYIEKVEGLLDPAKKAEISTEISTEISTEISAGISAGISKRAISLLLLQEDRTALEYLQRAEKTPNCEGKSRGKRSEEIQKLAEAASKISEVPLSYLFTLKRQEHVNEIVEQVMKTPEKIERKSSGKTEKRRAEEDTGINKSKTQTRNLGFSEKIDSILIHPVLGIPVLFLILYFGLYLFVGVFAAGTVVDFLENTVFGGYINPLVTAKFTSLVPYPALQDLFVGEYGIFTQAVTYAIALILPIVGAFFLVFSIIEDTGYLPRLGLLLDGMFKKIGLSGRAVIPMVLGFGCSTMATMVTRTLETKRERLIANILLALAIPCSAQLGIIISVLSGNPESLLIWAVVIILEFILIGFLASRVLPGEAPTFILEMPPLRKPKLSNIMVKTYSRMHWYFLEVLPLFVLASVLIWIGRLTGLFALALKIIEYPTVWIGLPPDAADVFLFGFFRRDFGAAGLYGMHDSGLLTGVQLVVAAITLTLFMPCIAQFMMTIKERGLKTALTISGFIFPFAFLTGFIVNNLLKLLGVNL encoded by the coding sequence ATGAAACTACCAGTTATCTGCCCTGAAAGAGAATGCTGTTGCGGAAAAACGAGATGCACACCAGGAAAAGGGCTTCCGAAAATCATACTTATAGGAAACCCTAACGTGGGAAAAAGCAGCCTTTTCAATGCCCTCTCCGGAAGTTATACACTGGTCTCCAATTATCCGGGGACCTCAGTTGAAATCACCCACGGAAAAGCAAGGATCGGAGATAGGGAATATGAAATCATAGACACGCCCGGGATGTACTCCCTGCTCCCTGTAAGTGAGGAAGAAAGGGTCTCTCAACTTCTGCTTTTTGAGGAAGAGGCTTCAGTTTACCTCCATGTAATAGATGCCCGAAACCTCAGGCGGATGCTTTCTTTCACCCTGCAGCTACTTGAAGCCGAGATTCCTCTTATTCTTGTCCTGAACATGATGGATGAGGCTGAAGAAAGAGGGATTGAAATCGATATATCTGAACTCAGCCATTACCTGGGAATCCCGGTTGTTGGAACGGTTTCAAGTGAAGGAAAAGGGGTAGAGGAACTTAAAGCTACAATTTCGGAGTTTACTCCTGGAAACAACATTCAAAAATTTAGGCAAAAACTTGACTATGGTACAGAAATTGAGCCATATATCGAAAAAGTTGAAGGTTTGCTTGACCCCGCAAAAAAAGCCGAAATCTCAACCGAAATCTCAACCGAAATCTCAACCGAAATCTCAGCCGGAATCTCAGCCGGAATCTCAAAAAGAGCGATCTCACTCCTGCTGCTGCAGGAAGATCGGACAGCCCTTGAATACCTGCAAAGGGCTGAAAAAACCCCAAATTGTGAGGGAAAAAGTCGCGGAAAACGCTCCGAAGAAATCCAGAAACTTGCAGAAGCTGCATCAAAGATATCTGAAGTCCCTCTTTCCTACCTGTTCACCCTGAAGCGCCAGGAACATGTAAACGAAATCGTAGAACAGGTAATGAAAACGCCTGAGAAAATCGAGAGAAAAAGTAGTGGGAAAACCGAAAAAAGAAGAGCAGAAGAAGATACTGGAATAAATAAAAGTAAAACACAGACTCGAAATCTCGGTTTTTCCGAGAAAATTGACAGTATTCTCATCCATCCTGTGCTTGGGATACCTGTGTTGTTTTTAATCCTGTACTTCGGGCTCTATCTGTTTGTAGGCGTATTTGCAGCAGGAACAGTTGTTGATTTTCTGGAAAATACGGTCTTTGGAGGATACATAAACCCCCTTGTAACTGCAAAGTTCACGTCGCTTGTACCCTATCCAGCTCTGCAAGACCTTTTTGTGGGAGAATACGGAATTTTTACCCAGGCCGTAACATATGCAATTGCCCTTATCCTTCCGATAGTGGGAGCCTTTTTCCTTGTGTTTTCCATCATAGAAGACACGGGTTATCTTCCAAGGCTGGGCCTGCTCCTGGATGGCATGTTCAAGAAAATAGGGCTCAGCGGAAGGGCAGTAATTCCAATGGTACTCGGGTTTGGCTGTTCTACAATGGCTACAATGGTCACCCGCACCCTTGAAACAAAAAGGGAAAGGCTCATTGCAAATATCCTGCTGGCTCTTGCAATCCCCTGCTCGGCACAGCTAGGCATTATTATTTCAGTCCTCTCGGGAAACCCTGAAAGCCTGCTTATCTGGGCTGTAGTAATAATACTGGAATTTATCCTGATAGGTTTCCTGGCTTCCAGAGTCCTGCCAGGAGAAGCCCCTACCTTCATACTTGAAATGCCCCCTCTCAGGAAACCGAAGCTTTCGAACATAATGGTTAAAACTTACTCCAGAATGCACTGGTATTTTCTGGAAGTTCTGCCCCTATTTGTACTGGCGAGTGTTCTGATCTGGATAGGCAGGCTAACAGGACTTTTTGCCCTTGCCCTGAAAATCATAGAATATCCAACAGTCTGGATAGGCCTGCCTCCTGATGCAGCTGATGTCTTCCTTTTCGGTTTCTTCAGGAGAGATTTTGGGGCAGCTGGACTTTATGGAATGCATGACTCAGGATTACTAACAGGTGTGCAGCTCGTAGTTGCAGCCATTACTCTTACCCTTTTCATGCCATGTATAGCTCAGTTCATGATGACGATAAAAGAAAGAGGTTTAAAAACAGCCCTTACAATTTCGGGTTTCATTTTCCCGTTTGCATTCCTTACAGGCTTCATTGTAAATAACCTGTTAAAACTGCTGGGGGTTAACCTGTGA